One Aphis gossypii isolate Hap1 unplaced genomic scaffold, ASM2018417v2 Contig00827, whole genome shotgun sequence genomic region harbors:
- the LOC126555385 gene encoding uncharacterized protein LOC126555385: MEHLKRKHMGILDRDNMLLQSQEQGSIDEPGTSIGSQHSQPQSTSPNLPVSYFSTNNNCNEPTMATTESEPPLKKQKQLVLSNSLQRGLFQLVWIHQPLEGFRNMSYVV; the protein is encoded by the exons ATGgaacatttaaaaagaaaacatatgGGCATTTTAGACCGTGATAATATGCTTCTACAAAGCCAGGAACAGGGGAGCATTGACGAGCCAG gAACGTCTATAGGATCCCAACATTCCCAACCACAAAGTACTTCGCCCAACCTACCGGTCAGTTATTTTAGTACCAACAACAATTGTAATGAGCCTACAATGGCAACAACTGAATCTGAGCCACCtttaaagaaacaaaaacaacTTGTATTGTCAAATAG tttacagCGAGGACTTTTCCAACTGGTTTGGATACATCAACCTCTGGAAGGTTTCAGAAACATGAGTTATGTTGTttag
- the LOC126555383 gene encoding E3 SUMO-protein ligase ZBED1-like — protein sequence MTSELNRWGILNKVMAIVSDSGANIKSAIRLMNIQHIPCTAQKLNLVVQKAIYLNEDDSVGDESNELDSVKIKLILKKCRVIVGFFKRSEVGNRILAEKQRQLGFTQLLKLKQDVRTRWNSTLIMAPSNLTPEEWVIIEDIVPLLRPFNSLTIELSAEQYPTISKVVPLLRGLQTSLNSKIPKTYLGRFIKSNLTLQINRRFEGIEKQSLTPYFSRATLLDPRCKKAAFAVEENASDVEKSIVSEVASMTNNTLEDTEREVSTDQIEEDSENLWNFLQSRVNNVQGQTTSTSSAMSLMRQYLNMPYQNLNCNVAEWWLNHKSVLHPLSEIALKYTMIPATSVPSERIFSKTGQIMSARRNRLLPDNLDTLIFLHKNM from the exons ATGACCAGTGAGTTAAATAGATGgggaatattaaataaagtaatggCCATTGTTTCTGATAGTGGGGCTAATATCAAGTCGGCTATAAGATTAATGAACATACAACATATTCCTTGTACTGCTCAAAAACTTAATCTTGTAGTCCAAAAAGCCATATACCTCAACGAAGACGATTCAGTTGGAGATGAATCAAATGAACTCGATTcggtgaaaattaaattaattttaaagaaatgtcGTGTTATTGTgggtttttttaaacgaagTGAAGTGGGGAATAGGATTTTGGCGGAAAAACAAAGGCAACTAGGATTCACTCAGCTCTTGAAACTCAAACAAGATGTTCGTACACGATGGAACAGCACACTAATAAT GGCTCCTTCAAACCTTACACCTGAAGAATGGGTCATTATTGAAGATATAGTACCCCTATTGCGACCATTTAACAGCTTAACAATAGAGTTGTCTGCTGAACAGTATCCTACAATATCAAAAGTTGTACCATTATTACgag gatTGCAAACttcattaaattctaaaattccaaaaacatATCTTGgaagatttataaaatcaaatttaacattacaaataaataggcGTTTTGAAGGGATTGAAAAACAATCCCTAACTCCATATTTTTCTCGTGCCACTCTCTTAGACCCAAGATGCAAAAAAGCTGCTTTTGCAGTTGAGGAAAATGCTTCTGATGTCGAGAAAAGTATTGTTTCGGAAGTAGCAAGTAtgacaaataatacattagaaGATactg aacgtGAAGTTTCTACAGACCAAATTGAGGAAGACTCTGAAAATCTTTGGAACTTTTTACAGAGTAGAGTTAATAACGTGCAGGGTCAAACAACATCAACTAGCAGTGCTATGAGTTTGATGagacaatatttaaacatgccttatcaaaatttaaattgtaatgtgGCCGAATGGTGGCTTAACCATAAATCTGTATTGCATCCTCTGAGCGAAATTGCATTAAAGTATACCATGATTCCAGCGACATCTGTTCCTTCCGAAAGAATCTTCTCCAAAACAGGACAAATAATGAGTGCTAGAAGAAATAGACTATTGCCAGATAATCTAGACactctaatttttttacataaaaatatgtag